In Microbacterium cremeum, a genomic segment contains:
- a CDS encoding Ig-like domain-containing protein, translated as MKRSLFASAAAALALVIGTVGAVAPAAAAPPTDPWSGSAGGEVANVTTTAVGLNVADLGIATSSATASSTATPRAVSSSSNLSVAAVGLPISVSTNSVSAPPDAGPVAGGIAAAVTGLIDIGAITTLNEAHWGLDTACVTDGVLSSATTQTAGVGVLPALNGGIVSLGVSETTGQTSLVNNSGLNYGVQSVADGTVAGISILGGTVTVAVAGETTLTATATGTSAGTVDYSPATVTVTGPSGSVTLTPAAPTTTINILGVGSVTVSLNTPSVTTTATSASASVSLLTIGVRLPAAPLPAVTQATVDVLPLQASATAPAGGIDCPPPAPVITVPASGATTSATPTIAGTATPGSTVEVFIDGASIGTTTADGLGDWTIDVTTPLAEGPHTATATATVADQVSPPSAPVPFTVDATAPPAPVITIPADGDVLNDNTPDITGTAEADSTVTVYIDDVLAGTTTADGSGNWTFTAPAPLADGAHTVVATATDAAGNVSPDSNLVNFTIDTVAPEPPVITSPEDGASVGTATPTFVGTAEAGSTVDVIVDGASIGTTTADGSGDWELTAPAPLADGPHTVVATATDAAGNVSPDSNLVNFTIDTVAPAAPVITSPTEGEVLSDSTPDITGTAEPDSTVTVIIDGVDAGTTTADGSGNWIFTPAAPLADGPHVVTATATDEAGNTGPEATPVNFVIDTVAPAAPVITSPTEGEVLSDSTPDITGTAEPDSTVTVIIDGVDAGTTTADGSGNWIFTPAAPLADGPHTVVATATDAAGNVSPDSNLVNFTIDTVAPAAPVITSPTEGEVLSDSTPDITGTAEPDSTVTVIIDGVDAGTTTADGSGNWIFTPAAPLADGPHVVTATATDEAGNTGPEATPVNFVIDATAPAPPVIVSPADGSSVNTTTPTISGTAEADASVEVFVDGASIGTTTADGSGNWSIVPPVPLEEGAHTAVATATDSAGNTSDLSNVVGFTVDTTAPAAPVITSPADGSSVDTATPPISGTAEPNSTVTVIIDGVPAGTTPADGSGNWTFTPPAPLAEGPHTAVATATDAAGNVSPESNTVGFTVDLTAPAAPVITSPTEGELLSDSTPDITGTAEANSTVTVIIDGVPAGTTTADGSGNWTFTPGTPLADGPHTVTATATDEAGNTGPEATPVNFVIDATAPAAPVITSPAEGEVLGDSTPDITGTAEPNSTVTVIIDGVPAGTTTADGSGNWTFTPGAPLADGPHTVTATATDEAGNVSPPADEVSFTIDTIAPAAPVITSPTEGQLIGDSTPDITGTAEPNSTVTVIIDGVPAGTTTADGSGNWTFTPGTPLADGPHTVTATATDEAGNTGPEATPVSFIIDTTPPAAPVITSPTDGQSLTDNTPDITGTAEPNSTVTVIIDGVPAGTTTADGSGNWTFTPTTPLTNGEHTITATATDEAGNTGPQATPITVTIAVTSGGGGGGSTGGGSTGGGTGRLPATGGADPLGGLLPAGLLLLLGGLAIAAAARRRVS; from the coding sequence ATGAAGCGCTCTCTGTTCGCGTCGGCTGCGGCTGCACTCGCCCTGGTGATCGGAACGGTCGGCGCCGTCGCGCCCGCCGCCGCCGCACCACCGACAGACCCGTGGAGCGGGTCTGCAGGAGGCGAGGTCGCCAATGTCACCACGACCGCGGTCGGCCTGAACGTCGCGGACCTCGGGATCGCGACGAGCTCCGCCACGGCGAGCTCGACGGCGACGCCGCGCGCGGTGTCGAGTTCGAGCAACCTGTCGGTCGCCGCCGTCGGACTGCCCATCTCGGTCAGCACGAACTCGGTGTCGGCGCCGCCGGATGCGGGTCCCGTCGCGGGCGGCATCGCGGCGGCGGTCACGGGCCTCATCGACATCGGCGCGATCACCACGCTCAACGAAGCCCACTGGGGCCTCGACACCGCGTGCGTCACCGACGGCGTGCTGTCGTCGGCGACCACGCAGACCGCCGGGGTCGGCGTGCTGCCCGCACTCAACGGCGGCATCGTGAGCCTGGGCGTGTCCGAGACCACCGGCCAGACCAGCCTCGTCAACAACTCCGGCCTCAACTACGGCGTTCAGAGCGTCGCGGACGGAACGGTCGCGGGGATCAGCATCCTCGGCGGCACCGTGACCGTGGCGGTCGCCGGCGAGACGACCCTCACGGCCACGGCCACGGGCACCTCCGCCGGCACGGTCGACTACTCGCCTGCCACCGTCACCGTCACCGGCCCGTCCGGCAGCGTGACGCTGACGCCGGCGGCCCCGACCACGACCATCAACATCCTGGGCGTCGGCTCGGTCACGGTCAGCCTCAACACCCCGAGCGTGACGACGACGGCGACATCGGCATCCGCGTCCGTCTCGCTTCTCACGATCGGCGTGCGGCTTCCGGCCGCGCCGTTGCCCGCCGTGACGCAGGCCACCGTCGACGTGCTGCCCCTGCAGGCTTCTGCCACGGCTCCGGCCGGCGGCATCGACTGCCCGCCGCCCGCCCCGGTCATCACGGTTCCCGCGAGCGGCGCGACTACCAGCGCCACCCCGACGATCGCGGGAACCGCGACGCCGGGATCGACGGTCGAGGTCTTCATCGACGGCGCCTCCATCGGCACGACGACGGCCGACGGCTTGGGCGACTGGACGATCGACGTCACGACGCCGCTCGCCGAGGGCCCCCACACCGCCACCGCGACGGCGACGGTCGCCGATCAGGTCTCGCCGCCATCGGCCCCGGTGCCCTTCACGGTCGACGCCACGGCACCGCCGGCACCGGTCATCACCATCCCGGCCGACGGCGACGTGCTCAACGACAACACGCCCGACATCACCGGAACGGCCGAGGCGGACTCCACGGTCACGGTGTACATCGACGACGTGCTCGCCGGCACGACCACCGCCGACGGTTCAGGCAACTGGACGTTCACCGCGCCCGCTCCGCTCGCGGACGGCGCGCACACGGTGGTGGCGACGGCGACGGATGCCGCGGGCAACGTCAGCCCGGACTCGAACCTCGTGAACTTCACGATCGACACCGTCGCGCCGGAGCCCCCGGTGATCACGAGCCCGGAGGACGGGGCCTCCGTCGGCACCGCGACTCCGACGTTCGTGGGGACCGCCGAGGCGGGCTCGACGGTCGACGTCATCGTGGACGGCGCCTCGATCGGCACCACCACCGCCGACGGCTCCGGCGACTGGGAGCTCACCGCGCCCGCTCCGCTCGCGGACGGCCCGCACACGGTGGTGGCGACGGCGACGGATGCCGCGGGCAACGTCAGCCCGGACTCGAACCTCGTGAACTTCACGATCGACACCGTGGCGCCCGCCGCGCCCGTCATCACCAGCCCCACCGAGGGTGAGGTGCTCAGCGACAGCACGCCCGACATCACCGGCACCGCCGAGCCCGACTCGACGGTCACCGTGATCATCGACGGTGTCGACGCCGGCACCACCACCGCCGACGGCTCCGGCAACTGGATCTTCACCCCGGCGGCCCCGCTCGCCGACGGTCCGCACGTGGTCACCGCCACAGCCACCGATGAGGCCGGCAACACCGGCCCCGAGGCCACCCCGGTGAACTTCGTGATCGACACCGTGGCGCCCGCCGCGCCCGTCATCACCAGCCCCACCGAGGGTGAGGTGCTCAGCGACAGCACGCCCGACATCACCGGCACCGCCGAGCCCGACTCGACGGTCACCGTGATCATCGACGGTGTCGACGCCGGCACCACCACCGCCGACGGCTCCGGCAACTGGATCTTCACCCCGGCGGCCCCGCTCGCCGACGGTCCGCACACGGTGGTGGCGACGGCGACGGATGCCGCGGGCAACGTCAGCCCCGACTCGAACCTCGTGAACTTCACGATCGACACCGTGGCGCCCGCCGCGCCCGTCATCACCAGCCCCACCGAGGGTGAGGTGCTCAGCGACAGCACGCCCGACATCACCGGCACCGCCGAGCCCGACTCGACGGTCACCGTGATCATCGACGGTGTCGACGCCGGCACCACCACCGCCGACGGCTCCGGCAACTGGATCTTCACCCCGGCCGCCCCGCTCGCCGACGGCCCGCACGTCGTCACCGCCACAGCCACCGACGAAGCCGGCAACACCGGCCCCGAGGCCACCCCGGTGAACTTCGTCATCGACGCGACCGCTCCGGCGCCGCCGGTGATCGTGAGCCCCGCTGACGGGTCGTCGGTGAACACGACGACCCCGACGATCTCGGGAACGGCCGAGGCGGACGCCTCCGTCGAGGTGTTCGTCGACGGGGCGTCGATCGGCACCACCACCGCGGACGGCTCCGGCAACTGGTCGATCGTGCCGCCCGTCCCGCTGGAGGAGGGCGCGCACACGGCCGTCGCCACCGCGACCGACTCGGCGGGCAACACCAGCGACCTGTCGAACGTCGTCGGCTTCACCGTCGACACGACCGCACCCGCAGCGCCGGTGATCACGAGCCCGGCGGACGGCTCCAGCGTCGACACCGCGACGCCGCCGATCTCGGGCACCGCCGAGCCGAACTCGACGGTCACGGTGATCATCGACGGCGTCCCCGCCGGCACGACCCCCGCCGACGGCTCCGGCAACTGGACCTTCACCCCGCCGGCCCCGCTGGCCGAAGGCCCCCACACGGCGGTCGCGACCGCGACGGACGCCGCCGGCAACGTGAGCCCCGAGTCGAACACCGTGGGCTTCACGGTCGACCTGACGGCCCCCGCGGCCCCGGTGATCACGAGCCCGACGGAAGGCGAGCTGCTCAGCGACAGCACGCCCGACATCACGGGCACCGCCGAGGCGAACTCCACCGTCACCGTCATCATCGACGGCGTCCCGGCCGGCACGACCACGGCCGACGGCTCCGGCAACTGGACGTTCACCCCGGGCACGCCGCTGGCCGACGGCCCGCACACCGTCACCGCCACGGCGACCGACGAAGCCGGGAACACCGGCCCCGAGGCGACGCCGGTGAACTTCGTCATCGACGCCACGGCCCCCGCGGCCCCGGTGATCACGAGTCCGGCCGAGGGTGAGGTGCTCGGCGACAGCACGCCCGACATCACGGGCACCGCCGAGCCGAACTCGACGGTCACGGTGATCATCGACGGCGTCCCCGCGGGCACGACCACCGCCGACGGCTCCGGCAACTGGACGTTCACGCCCGGTGCACCGCTGGCCGACGGCCCGCACACCGTCACCGCGACGGCGACCGACGAAGCCGGGAACGTGAGCCCGCCGGCAGACGAGGTGTCGTTCACGATCGACACGATCGCACCCGCGGCCCCGGTGATCACGAGCCCCACGGAAGGGCAGCTGATCGGCGACAGCACGCCCGACATCACCGGCACCGCCGAGCCGAACTCCACCGTCACCGTCATCATCGACGGCGTCCCCGCCGGGACCACCACCGCGGACGGCTCCGGCAACTGGACGTTCACCCCGGGCACGCCGCTGGCCGACGGCCCGCACACCGTCACCGCCACGGCCACCGACGAAGCCGGCAACACCGGCCCCGAGGCGACCCCGGTGTCCTTCATCATCGACACGACTCCGCCCGCAGCCCCGGTCATCACCAGCCCGACCGATGGCCAGTCGCTCACCGACAACACGCCCGACATCACCGGCACCGCCGAGCCGAACTCGACGGTCACGGTGATCATCGACGGCGTCCCCGCGGGCACGACCACCGCCGACGGCTCCGGCAACTGGACGTTCACGCCGACCACGCCGCTCACGAACGGCGAGCACACCATCACCGCGACCGCGACCGACGAAGCCGGCAACACCGGTCCCCAGGCCACCCCGATCACCGTGACGATCGCCGTCACGTCGGGCGGCGGGGGCGGGGGCTCCACCGGCGGCGGCTCCACCGGCGGCGGCACCGGCAGGCTGCCCGCCACGGGAGGCGCCGATCCGCTCGGCGGACTGCTGCCTGCGGGGCTGTTGCTGCTCCTCGGCGGCCTGGCCATCGCGGCCGCCGCGCGGCGACGCGTGAGCTGA